Proteins found in one Brevibacillus brevis genomic segment:
- the deoC gene encoding deoxyribose-phosphate aldolase: MNMNKYIDHTLLKPDATQEMIDKLCAEAREHDFMSVCVNPYWVKRSAELLAGSDVKVCTVIGFPLGASTIESKAAETRDAIANGATEVDMVLNVGALKSGDLETVKKDIVAVKQAAGDILLKVILETCLLTEEEKVVACKLSVEAGADYVKTSTGFSTGGATVEDIALMRKTVGPNVGVKASGGVRDGETAVAMIEAGASRIGTSSGVSIVTGAKTTGSGY, from the coding sequence ATGAACATGAACAAATATATCGACCACACGCTGTTGAAGCCTGATGCTACACAAGAGATGATTGACAAGCTGTGCGCTGAAGCAAGAGAGCACGACTTCATGTCTGTTTGCGTAAACCCTTATTGGGTAAAACGCTCTGCTGAACTCTTGGCAGGCTCCGATGTGAAAGTGTGCACAGTTATCGGATTCCCTCTGGGAGCGAGCACGATTGAGTCCAAAGCAGCCGAAACCCGCGATGCGATTGCAAACGGAGCGACTGAGGTAGATATGGTACTGAACGTAGGTGCCTTGAAATCCGGCGACCTGGAAACTGTCAAAAAAGACATCGTTGCTGTGAAGCAAGCTGCTGGCGATATTCTCTTGAAAGTGATTCTGGAAACTTGCCTCTTGACCGAAGAAGAAAAAGTAGTTGCGTGCAAGCTCTCCGTAGAGGCTGGTGCTGATTACGTAAAAACCTCCACAGGATTCTCAACAGGTGGAGCAACGGTTGAAGATATCGCCCTGATGCGTAAAACCGTAGGACCAAATGTAGGCGTAAAAGCGTCTGGTGGCGTTCGTGACGGCGAGACAGCAGTTGCGATGATCGAAGCAGGCGCGAGCCGTATCGGTACGAGCTCCGGTGTTTCCATTGTAACTGGAGCAAAAACAACAGGCAGCGGATACTAA
- a CDS encoding class I SAM-dependent rRNA methyltransferase has product MARVLLNQHRKKRLEVGHPWIFQSEVLEIQGDVEPGEIVEVTNHKGHFLAKGYINPASQMIVRILSYDQKEEINYDFFLRKIKEAAEFRTRFVDNPRACRVIYGEADFLPGLIVDRYEDTLVVQVLSLGIEKRIDWIRDALVEVFAPTGIYLRNDVPVRELEGLTQGKEVLYGECPREVLIEENGLKYYVDIVEGQKTGFFYDQRENRASIAPLMKGWGEKHGISLTSMEVDGETKQMPVDKRGKVVKNPFWDGAEVLECFTHTGSFTLNACKHGAKKVTALDISDHAIETAKRNITLNGFLHRVDFVVANAFDYLRENVEAGKSWDVVILDPPAFAKSRGAVKGACRGYKDINLNGMKLVRPGGFLVTASCSYHMSPELFLQTIQEAAVDAKKILRLIEWRGAGKDHPQISGADEAHYLKFAIFEVRDRR; this is encoded by the coding sequence ATGGCACGTGTGCTATTGAATCAACATCGGAAAAAGCGGCTAGAAGTTGGACATCCGTGGATTTTTCAATCAGAGGTATTAGAAATTCAAGGGGATGTAGAGCCAGGTGAAATCGTCGAGGTCACGAATCACAAAGGACATTTTTTGGCAAAGGGCTACATCAATCCAGCTTCACAAATGATCGTGCGCATTTTGAGCTACGACCAAAAGGAAGAGATCAACTACGACTTTTTCTTGCGCAAAATCAAGGAAGCGGCAGAATTCCGGACGAGATTTGTGGACAATCCGCGGGCTTGCCGTGTCATTTACGGGGAAGCTGACTTTTTGCCAGGATTGATCGTTGATCGCTACGAAGATACATTGGTTGTCCAAGTCCTCTCATTGGGGATAGAGAAGCGCATCGATTGGATTCGGGATGCATTGGTAGAGGTATTTGCACCGACCGGTATTTATTTGCGCAATGATGTGCCTGTCCGTGAACTGGAAGGGCTGACACAGGGCAAAGAAGTCCTGTACGGAGAGTGTCCGCGTGAGGTTTTGATCGAAGAAAACGGATTGAAATACTATGTGGATATCGTAGAGGGGCAAAAGACAGGCTTTTTCTATGATCAGCGGGAAAACCGTGCCTCCATCGCGCCTTTGATGAAGGGCTGGGGCGAAAAGCACGGCATTTCCCTGACGAGCATGGAAGTAGACGGCGAGACAAAGCAGATGCCTGTAGACAAGCGCGGTAAAGTCGTCAAAAATCCGTTTTGGGATGGCGCTGAGGTATTGGAATGCTTTACTCATACCGGTTCCTTTACGCTGAATGCTTGCAAGCACGGTGCGAAAAAAGTGACGGCCCTCGATATTTCCGATCACGCCATCGAAACAGCGAAGCGTAACATTACACTCAATGGCTTTTTGCATCGAGTTGATTTTGTGGTGGCCAATGCATTTGATTACTTGCGTGAAAATGTAGAGGCAGGCAAAAGCTGGGATGTGGTGATTCTTGACCCGCCAGCGTTCGCGAAATCGCGTGGAGCAGTGAAAGGCGCTTGCCGCGGTTACAAGGACATTAACTTAAACGGAATGAAGCTCGTTCGTCCGGGCGGATTTCTCGTTACCGCGTCTTGCTCGTACCATATGTCACCTGAGCTGTTCTTGCAAACGATCCAAGAAGCAGCGGTCGATGCGAAAAAGATATTGCGTCTGATTGAATGGCGAGGCGCGGGCAAGGATCATCCGCAAATCAGTGGGGCTGATGAGGCTCATTACTTGAAATTTGCCATCTTTGAAGTGAGAGATCGTCGATAG
- a CDS encoding CidA/LrgA family protein has protein sequence MKFVKGIVILLAFYGVGVAASKWLHIPLPGNLVGMLLLTLGLCMGWIRMDWVEQAGTFLIRHMLLFFVPIIVGVASYLNVFTQNPLPIILSMVLGPLLVMLVTGVVVQWYLKHHKQKSESSLPQEGRTLDA, from the coding sequence ATGAAATTTGTTAAAGGAATCGTCATCCTGTTGGCTTTTTATGGGGTAGGCGTAGCTGCGAGCAAATGGCTGCATATTCCCCTGCCCGGTAACCTGGTGGGAATGCTGCTGTTAACACTGGGACTGTGTATGGGATGGATACGAATGGACTGGGTAGAACAAGCGGGTACTTTTTTAATTAGACATATGTTGCTCTTTTTCGTACCGATCATCGTCGGAGTTGCTTCCTATTTAAACGTATTCACGCAAAACCCATTGCCAATCATACTATCGATGGTTCTCGGTCCTTTGCTCGTCATGCTTGTAACTGGCGTGGTTGTGCAATGGTATTTGAAGCATCATAAACAAAAATCAGAATCGTCCTTGCCGCAAGAGGGGAGGACTCTGGATGCTTAG
- the mtaB gene encoding tRNA (N(6)-L-threonylcarbamoyladenosine(37)-C(2))-methylthiotransferase MtaB — MSTVAFHTLGCKVNSYETEAIWQLFKADGYERVDFEQDDADVYVINTCTVTNTGDKKSRQVIRRAIRRNPEAIVAVTGCYAQTSPSEIAQIPGVDIVVGTQGREKLIEYVDQIRAERKPINAVGNIMKAREFEELDVPNFTDRTRASLKIQEGCNNFCTFCIIPWARGLMRSRKPESVVEQAQKLVEAGYLEIVLTGIHTGGYGEDLEDYNLAKLLLDLHQVEGLKRIRISSIEASQITDEVIEVINNSDRVVRHLHVPLQAGDDEVLKRMRRKYTTAEFYERMVKVREALPGAAITTDVIVGFPGETEEQFWNGYEFMKKIGFAEMHVFPYSMRTGTPAARMTDQIPEEEKNERVAKLLELNQELTLAYSKKFVGDVLEVIPERPFKEAPDSGLLMGYSDNYLNVVFPGDESMIGKICKVRLDEPGSEYCKGTFVRVVETEALPYLKERAI; from the coding sequence ATGTCTACCGTTGCTTTTCATACATTAGGCTGCAAAGTAAACAGCTATGAGACAGAGGCCATCTGGCAATTGTTCAAGGCAGACGGCTATGAGAGAGTCGACTTTGAACAAGATGATGCAGATGTTTATGTGATTAATACTTGTACGGTTACGAACACCGGAGATAAGAAGAGCCGCCAAGTGATTCGTCGTGCGATTCGCCGGAATCCTGAGGCGATCGTAGCCGTAACTGGCTGCTATGCGCAAACCTCTCCAAGTGAGATTGCGCAAATTCCCGGTGTAGATATCGTAGTTGGTACACAAGGACGCGAGAAGCTGATCGAGTACGTGGATCAAATTCGTGCAGAACGCAAGCCGATCAACGCAGTGGGCAACATTATGAAAGCTCGCGAATTCGAAGAGCTGGATGTTCCTAACTTCACGGATCGCACACGTGCTTCCCTTAAGATTCAAGAAGGCTGCAACAACTTTTGTACGTTTTGTATTATTCCGTGGGCACGCGGTCTGATGCGTTCCCGCAAACCGGAAAGCGTCGTCGAACAGGCCCAAAAGCTGGTGGAAGCGGGCTATCTGGAAATCGTTTTAACTGGGATTCATACAGGTGGTTACGGCGAGGATCTGGAAGACTACAATTTGGCCAAGCTGTTGCTTGACCTTCACCAAGTGGAGGGACTCAAGCGCATCCGCATCAGTTCAATCGAAGCGAGCCAAATCACCGATGAAGTGATCGAGGTCATCAACAACTCCGATCGAGTCGTGCGCCATCTGCATGTACCGCTGCAAGCGGGCGATGATGAAGTGTTGAAGCGCATGCGCCGCAAGTATACCACTGCTGAGTTTTACGAAAGAATGGTCAAAGTACGCGAAGCATTGCCAGGAGCAGCGATTACAACAGACGTTATCGTAGGCTTCCCGGGTGAGACCGAAGAGCAATTCTGGAACGGATACGAGTTTATGAAGAAAATCGGTTTTGCCGAGATGCACGTATTCCCGTATTCTATGCGTACAGGTACACCAGCAGCGCGTATGACGGATCAAATTCCGGAAGAGGAAAAGAACGAGCGCGTAGCGAAGCTTCTGGAGCTCAATCAGGAATTGACCTTGGCATACTCCAAAAAATTCGTAGGAGATGTACTGGAAGTCATTCCGGAGCGTCCGTTTAAAGAAGCACCAGATAGCGGTCTTCTGATGGGCTATTCGGACAACTACCTGAACGTCGTCTTCCCTGGCGATGAGAGCATGATCGGCAAGATTTGCAAGGTCAGACTGGATGAACCAGGCTCGGAATACTGCAAAGGAACTTTTGTTCGTGTAGTGGAAACAGAGGCGCTGCCTTACCTGAAGGAGCGAGCTATATGA
- the dnaJ gene encoding molecular chaperone DnaJ: protein MKRDLYEVLGVAKDADADEIKKAYRKLARQYHPDVNKEADAEEKFKEVKDAYDILSEPQKRAQYDRFGHQDPNQGFGGGGFDGSGMGGFGDIFDMFFGGGGRRSNPNAPRKGSDLQFGLSIDFIDAIFGKETDVEIPKEAECDTCLGSGAKPGSGVDTCKTCNGTGQQEVVANTPFGRIVNRRVCSTCEGKGKVVKEKCSTCRGSGRVKVRRKIHLNIPAGVDDGAQLRVTGEGEPGANGGPPGDLYVVLRVKSHEFFEREGNDIYCEVPLTYAQAALGDEIEVPTVDGRVKLKIPAGTQTETFFRLRGKGVPHLRGNGRGDQHVKVRVITPTKLSDKQKELLRELAELSGEKPGQHGGEDESFFEKMKRAFRGE, encoded by the coding sequence ATGAAACGTGATTTATACGAGGTTCTGGGCGTAGCAAAGGATGCGGACGCTGATGAAATCAAAAAAGCGTATCGCAAACTGGCACGTCAGTACCATCCCGATGTAAATAAAGAGGCTGACGCGGAAGAAAAGTTCAAAGAAGTTAAGGATGCGTACGACATCCTGTCCGAGCCACAAAAACGTGCGCAATATGACCGTTTTGGTCATCAAGATCCGAATCAGGGCTTCGGTGGCGGAGGTTTTGATGGATCAGGCATGGGCGGCTTCGGAGATATTTTTGATATGTTCTTCGGTGGTGGCGGCAGACGTTCGAATCCAAATGCACCTCGCAAAGGATCTGATCTGCAATTTGGCCTTAGCATTGACTTTATCGACGCGATTTTTGGAAAAGAAACGGACGTGGAAATTCCAAAAGAAGCAGAATGTGATACATGCCTTGGTTCCGGTGCAAAGCCTGGTTCCGGTGTCGATACTTGTAAGACTTGTAATGGTACAGGACAACAAGAAGTGGTGGCGAACACGCCATTCGGTCGAATCGTCAATCGCCGTGTTTGCTCGACTTGCGAAGGCAAAGGGAAAGTTGTCAAAGAAAAATGTTCAACTTGCCGTGGAAGTGGACGTGTCAAGGTACGCCGCAAAATTCATCTCAACATCCCAGCAGGTGTGGATGATGGAGCACAATTGCGCGTAACAGGCGAAGGTGAACCGGGAGCAAACGGTGGACCTCCTGGAGATTTGTACGTCGTTTTGCGCGTGAAGAGTCATGAGTTTTTTGAGCGAGAAGGAAATGATATTTACTGCGAGGTTCCGCTTACTTACGCACAGGCAGCACTTGGAGATGAGATCGAAGTGCCGACTGTCGATGGTCGCGTGAAGTTGAAGATCCCGGCGGGTACCCAAACAGAAACATTCTTCCGCTTGCGTGGAAAAGGTGTTCCGCATTTGCGTGGAAACGGCCGCGGTGATCAGCATGTGAAAGTGCGCGTCATTACGCCGACCAAGCTGAGCGATAAACAAAAGGAATTGTTGCGTGAGCTCGCCGAACTGTCTGGAGAAAAGCCAGGACAGCATGGAGGAGAAGACGAAAGCTTTTTCGAAAAAATGAAACGGGCATTCCGCGGCGAGTAA
- a CDS encoding NUDIX hydrolase: MREISAGGVVYQKQDTEYMLLLIEDRYGKVTLAKGKQEMGETIEETALREVLEETGVAGRLGSKLDMITYVYTHPVTGESIDKEVHYYLVEAYNTEITVQLEEINDVHWHSAKEAWDLQLQRGYRNNDSIFRLAFEQLGIEV; encoded by the coding sequence ATGAGGGAGATATCGGCAGGAGGCGTTGTATATCAGAAGCAAGACACAGAGTACATGCTCCTATTGATTGAAGACCGCTATGGCAAAGTAACACTCGCAAAAGGGAAGCAGGAGATGGGCGAGACCATCGAAGAAACGGCTCTGCGCGAGGTTTTGGAAGAAACAGGCGTAGCAGGACGCTTGGGGTCCAAGCTCGATATGATCACCTACGTGTATACGCATCCGGTAACGGGCGAATCCATCGACAAAGAAGTCCATTATTATTTGGTGGAAGCCTACAACACAGAGATCACCGTCCAGCTAGAAGAAATCAATGATGTTCATTGGCATTCTGCAAAGGAAGCATGGGATTTGCAGCTGCAACGAGGATACCGTAACAATGACAGCATTTTTCGCCTTGCATTCGAACAATTAGGGATAGAGGTGTAG
- a CDS encoding DUF4177 domain-containing protein — MFEYKFVRVELSSFRRQPKEDYQTVVHEHAKEGWRLVQIFAPSIGGDGMAKYFELIFEKPKS, encoded by the coding sequence ATGTTTGAATACAAATTCGTCCGAGTTGAGCTGTCCTCTTTTCGACGCCAACCAAAAGAAGATTATCAGACCGTTGTCCACGAGCACGCCAAGGAAGGCTGGCGTTTGGTGCAAATTTTTGCGCCAAGCATCGGGGGCGACGGTATGGCCAAATACTTCGAATTGATTTTCGAAAAACCAAAGTCCTAA
- a CDS encoding 16S rRNA (uracil(1498)-N(3))-methyltransferase, whose protein sequence is MQRYFVEPHSFTENELTIVGDDVHHIVNVMRAREGEEIIVSDGAGRSARAKLVYLSAKEVRAEVVEMLQEERELPIRVTIGQGLPKGEKLEWILQKGTELGAYSFFPFSSERTIVKLDAKKEAKKLERWRKIVKEAAEQSHRAVLPELLSPVSFREILEAGQSYTHCAIAYEKEGSTTIHHVLEEMTAGDSLLVLVGPEGGFSPEEVAQAESKGFLTVSLGPRILRTETASQYVLACASYQFERKASSLR, encoded by the coding sequence ATGCAACGATATTTTGTCGAGCCACATTCCTTTACTGAGAATGAGCTAACGATTGTCGGAGACGATGTACACCATATCGTAAATGTAATGCGTGCTCGGGAAGGCGAAGAAATCATTGTTTCTGATGGAGCGGGCAGGTCTGCAAGAGCCAAGCTGGTCTATCTTTCTGCCAAGGAAGTACGGGCAGAAGTAGTGGAAATGCTTCAAGAAGAACGAGAATTGCCGATCCGGGTCACAATTGGTCAGGGGCTTCCAAAAGGCGAGAAGCTGGAGTGGATTTTGCAAAAGGGGACGGAACTTGGGGCGTACTCCTTTTTCCCGTTTTCTTCTGAGCGAACCATTGTAAAGCTAGACGCCAAAAAAGAAGCGAAAAAACTGGAGCGTTGGCGCAAAATTGTCAAGGAGGCTGCTGAACAGTCTCATCGTGCTGTTTTGCCAGAACTTTTATCTCCTGTTTCATTTCGTGAGATACTTGAAGCTGGCCAATCGTATACGCATTGCGCAATTGCCTATGAAAAAGAAGGCAGTACCACGATTCATCACGTGCTAGAAGAGATGACTGCGGGAGATTCACTTCTCGTCCTCGTTGGACCGGAGGGAGGCTTCTCTCCAGAGGAAGTGGCTCAGGCAGAGAGCAAAGGGTTCCTGACGGTTTCCCTCGGCCCGCGTATTTTGCGCACGGAAACAGCAAGCCAGTACGTCTTGGCCTGCGCTTCCTATCAATTTGAACGAAAGGCTTCATCACTTCGCTAA
- a CDS encoding LrgB family protein: MLSQFFAILVSIAGYKGATMINARFQRLQPLLVAVILVWTMWWAFSGDWEAFAAGGSWISFWLGPATVALAIPLAKQIKEFAHIWRGVLLGVCAGCAVAIFVVMGVHWCLGSDELVYKSMLSKSVTTPIALELSRSIGGEPALAAFFTALTGMVGVMLARPVLKWGKITDDWAIGIAIGTSAHAIGTASLNRVSPVQTAASSVAMIVAGVITSIYLIPFSF, translated from the coding sequence ATGCTTAGTCAATTTTTCGCCATTTTGGTATCGATAGCAGGGTACAAAGGCGCAACCATGATCAACGCTCGATTCCAACGGTTGCAGCCTCTTTTGGTGGCTGTGATCTTGGTCTGGACCATGTGGTGGGCGTTTAGCGGCGATTGGGAGGCGTTTGCTGCAGGAGGATCGTGGATTTCCTTTTGGCTCGGTCCTGCCACGGTGGCACTCGCTATTCCGCTGGCTAAACAGATCAAGGAGTTTGCCCATATTTGGCGCGGTGTTTTGCTTGGTGTATGTGCAGGCTGTGCAGTTGCGATCTTTGTCGTTATGGGGGTTCATTGGTGTTTGGGTTCAGATGAGCTCGTATACAAAAGCATGCTCAGTAAATCCGTGACGACCCCGATTGCGTTGGAGCTAAGTCGTTCCATAGGTGGGGAACCTGCACTTGCAGCCTTTTTTACCGCATTAACGGGGATGGTCGGTGTCATGCTTGCCCGTCCTGTTCTCAAATGGGGAAAAATTACCGATGATTGGGCAATCGGGATCGCCATCGGTACGAGTGCACATGCCATTGGTACGGCCAGCTTAAACCGCGTTTCTCCTGTTCAAACGGCAGCGTCCAGTGTCGCAATGATCGTGGCGGGTGTTATTACTTCCATCTACTTGATACCATTTTCTTTCTAA
- the prmA gene encoding 50S ribosomal protein L11 methyltransferase, protein MKWSEISIHTTAEATEAVSSLLYELGANGVVIEDPEVLYREWDTPFGEIYQLSPDDFPAEGVFVKAYLPVDSSELLDVVEELKEQLAQLIEYGLDIGKASIAVNDVHEDEWAHAWKKYYKPVHVSERMTIKPVWEEYVPKHPDEIIIEMDPGMAFGTGTHPTTILCLRALEKYLTKGDQVYDVGTGTAILSIAAIKLGAKDVLAMDLDEVAVRSAQANTELNGVHEHINVRQNNLLDGIEEQVEVVVANILAEVIVRFTDDVFRVLKPGGTFISSGIIAAREADVKAALAASGLEVVETIFIDDWVAIVAKKR, encoded by the coding sequence GTGAAATGGTCAGAAATCAGTATCCATACTACAGCGGAGGCTACGGAGGCGGTGTCAAGCCTCTTGTATGAATTGGGTGCAAATGGTGTCGTAATTGAAGACCCGGAGGTGCTCTATCGTGAGTGGGATACCCCTTTTGGCGAAATCTACCAGCTTTCTCCTGATGATTTTCCGGCCGAGGGCGTATTCGTTAAAGCATACCTGCCGGTTGACAGCAGCGAACTGCTAGACGTTGTAGAAGAGCTAAAAGAGCAATTGGCGCAGTTGATCGAGTACGGTTTGGACATCGGCAAGGCATCGATTGCTGTAAACGATGTCCATGAAGATGAATGGGCCCACGCCTGGAAAAAATACTACAAACCGGTTCATGTGTCTGAACGCATGACCATCAAACCAGTATGGGAAGAATACGTGCCAAAGCATCCAGATGAGATCATTATTGAGATGGACCCAGGCATGGCTTTTGGAACAGGTACACATCCGACGACCATTCTTTGTCTGCGTGCACTTGAGAAGTATCTTACCAAAGGCGATCAGGTGTATGATGTTGGGACAGGCACAGCTATTTTGAGTATTGCTGCCATCAAGCTCGGAGCAAAAGATGTGCTGGCGATGGATTTGGATGAAGTAGCCGTTCGTTCTGCGCAGGCCAATACCGAACTGAATGGTGTGCACGAGCATATTAATGTGAGACAAAACAACTTGCTTGACGGCATCGAGGAGCAGGTAGAAGTGGTCGTGGCCAACATTTTGGCAGAGGTCATCGTGCGTTTCACCGACGATGTATTTCGCGTGTTGAAGCCAGGTGGAACCTTCATCTCGTCGGGTATTATTGCTGCACGCGAAGCGGATGTGAAAGCGGCGTTGGCGGCTTCAGGCCTTGAGGTCGTGGAAACCATTTTCATCGATGACTGGGTAGCAATTGTAGCAAAAAAACGATAG
- a CDS encoding D-alanine--D-alanine ligase — MGNQKIRLGIIYGGKSSEHEVSLRTAMSIMQAVDANKYEVTPVYVQLDGSWVTGETLAGQLPDKIEALRLSAKTPAITEAAETGQELAVTSKSGSLFAMNEQMDVVFPVVHGPFGEDGTIQGLLELANIPYVGTGVMASAVGMDKWMMKTVFAQAGLPQVKYVGLLRSQWEKGQDDVMDRIERELGYPCFVKPANMGSSVGINKAKNREELKHALDVAAKFDRRLIVEEFVQVRELEIGVLGNEELMTSVVGEVIAAKEFYDYEAKYKGAGTELSIPAIVPEHVSEQIADIAKQAFQALDGSGLSRVDFFWDEKNDKLYINEVNTMPGFTPFSMYPMLFQAAGVSYSELIDRLVQLAIDRHADKGRNVVDAEELD, encoded by the coding sequence ATGGGAAATCAAAAGATTCGACTGGGCATTATTTATGGAGGAAAATCCTCAGAGCATGAAGTTTCATTGCGTACGGCCATGTCCATTATGCAGGCTGTAGATGCAAATAAATATGAGGTAACCCCTGTGTACGTTCAATTGGATGGCTCTTGGGTGACTGGAGAAACACTGGCAGGTCAACTGCCGGATAAGATCGAAGCGTTGCGCTTATCAGCAAAAACACCAGCGATTACCGAGGCAGCAGAGACAGGGCAAGAGCTGGCAGTAACAAGCAAGTCGGGGTCGCTGTTTGCCATGAATGAGCAAATGGATGTTGTTTTCCCTGTGGTTCACGGACCATTTGGGGAAGATGGGACGATTCAGGGGCTGCTGGAATTGGCGAATATCCCGTACGTGGGAACCGGAGTAATGGCTTCCGCTGTCGGAATGGATAAATGGATGATGAAGACCGTCTTTGCACAGGCTGGACTTCCGCAAGTGAAATATGTAGGCTTGCTGCGCTCGCAATGGGAAAAAGGCCAGGACGATGTCATGGATCGGATCGAGCGTGAACTCGGCTATCCGTGTTTCGTCAAACCGGCGAATATGGGCTCCAGCGTAGGGATTAACAAAGCGAAAAATCGTGAGGAGCTCAAGCACGCATTAGATGTCGCTGCCAAATTCGACCGCAGATTGATTGTGGAAGAGTTCGTTCAAGTCCGTGAGTTGGAGATTGGCGTTTTGGGGAATGAAGAGCTGATGACTTCTGTCGTTGGGGAAGTCATTGCCGCTAAAGAATTTTACGATTACGAAGCCAAGTACAAGGGGGCGGGAACAGAGCTCTCCATTCCTGCCATCGTTCCCGAGCATGTATCCGAACAAATTGCGGATATTGCCAAGCAGGCATTCCAAGCACTCGATGGCTCTGGCCTTTCTCGCGTAGACTTTTTCTGGGATGAGAAAAACGACAAGCTCTATATCAACGAAGTGAATACGATGCCAGGCTTTACGCCGTTTAGCATGTATCCAATGCTTTTCCAAGCAGCGGGTGTGAGCTACAGCGAGCTGATCGATCGTCTGGTGCAACTCGCTATCGATCGACATGCAGATAAAGGTCGCAACGTCGTAGATGCGGAAGAGTTGGATTAA
- a CDS encoding Na/Pi cotransporter family protein has product MIVSILAPFTFGLTFFLFGMYAMRSGFQNLAGKKMEEWMGRFTRTPLHSFWVGLLATFVLQSSSAVTVLTIGLTNAGIIQFTQTVGIILGTNLGTTVTTELVALKLESFAIPMLLIGVALWLMPRRNIRCIGLVVAGFGLIFLGIDTLKVMAKPLEQSETFRSLFLESSHSIWIGLITGIIFTALIHSGSATTVITMGLLSHQILSMETALAIVLGANVGTCFTAVIAAIGTNTASKQVAWCHTLFNVAGAIVFLPFLSQLALVSAFLTDSPSMQIAHSQTIFNLVCSLVALPFVPQIARFIQWLIPDKRRPTDLTIRKKMVSSRWK; this is encoded by the coding sequence GTGATAGTCTCCATCCTCGCCCCTTTTACCTTTGGGCTCACGTTTTTTCTTTTCGGTATGTATGCCATGCGCTCCGGCTTTCAAAACCTTGCCGGCAAAAAAATGGAAGAATGGATGGGGCGCTTTACTCGTACCCCACTCCATAGCTTCTGGGTTGGTCTACTCGCTACTTTTGTCTTGCAAAGCTCCAGTGCGGTAACCGTCCTGACGATTGGGTTGACGAATGCAGGCATCATTCAGTTCACACAAACCGTCGGCATCATATTGGGAACCAATCTGGGCACGACTGTGACAACGGAGCTGGTTGCGCTCAAGCTTGAGTCTTTTGCCATCCCCATGCTTCTCATCGGAGTCGCTCTTTGGCTGATGCCGCGCCGCAATATTCGTTGCATTGGTCTCGTCGTCGCCGGCTTCGGACTGATCTTCCTTGGAATCGATACATTAAAAGTCATGGCGAAGCCTCTGGAGCAGTCTGAGACGTTTCGATCGCTTTTTCTGGAGAGCAGCCATTCCATCTGGATCGGTTTGATTACCGGGATTATTTTCACCGCTCTCATTCATAGCGGTTCCGCTACGACCGTGATCACGATGGGCCTGCTCAGTCATCAAATTCTTTCGATGGAAACGGCACTTGCCATCGTATTGGGCGCGAATGTCGGAACTTGCTTTACCGCTGTCATTGCTGCTATTGGGACGAATACGGCATCCAAGCAGGTCGCATGGTGCCATACGCTCTTCAACGTCGCAGGCGCGATTGTTTTTTTACCGTTTCTTTCCCAGCTTGCCCTCGTTAGTGCATTTTTAACGGATAGTCCTTCTATGCAGATCGCCCATTCGCAGACGATCTTCAATCTCGTCTGCTCCCTGGTCGCGCTGCCATTCGTCCCGCAAATAGCCCGGTTTATTCAATGGCTGATCCCCGATAAGCGTCGTCCTACTGACCTCACTATTAGAAAGAAAATGGTATCAAGTAGATGGAAGTAA